AAACTTGCAGCTTTCCAGaactaattaagaaaaagaacaacTTGATCTTGATGCTAAACAGATACACATAACCCGTAGCAGTACACAAGTAAAGGACTTACAAAACTTACTTGAGGAGATCAATCGTCCATTATgagataaggatcttcagatCGGTATTTCCGTTGCTTCTTTGCTCTTCCTGAATTTCTTCTAATGAACTGGTACAGTTGGGACATTTTGACACCTCAATTATTTCAAGGGCAGAACTATTTCTCAAACAAGAAGGGATCTCCTGCAATGCTCCACAGCGATCCAATACTAACTTCTGGAGACCAGGAAAATAGTCCTGCTCGTCGTACTCGGAGGAGGCTGTCCACTTCGCaatgttcaaggaagctaattTCAAGAAACAAACTTTAGGGAACTTCTCTACTTCCATTTCCCATATTTCCCCCTCAAAGGCTTGTTTGAGTAATTTGAGCACCTCAAGATTGGGTAGATTTCCAATTGCTGCCATTTTGCTCCATGGCATGCGAAAATAAGATAGGGTCAATTTTTTAATAGTCAAAGGAAATTGGAAATCTAACTGATATCGGTCACCTCCATAAATAACGCAACTCAGACTGAGTGATTCCAACTGACTTAGACAATCCATTACTACATGATATTGAACATCTGGCTTCAGATTGACAGAGCATCTCAGCTTACGGATATTTGGAAACTTTCTCAACAGCTTGCTGATGTTTTCCTCAGGATCGAGAGACAAACAGGACAAGAAATCTAAGTCACGCAACTGTGACGAGTTGTCAAGATTGTCtctagggaaaaaaaaaacaataatgcTTATCGACCTCATCAATTAGCTGTAAATGCCTTAGTTTCTTCAGGTTCCATATGGTATCTGGTAGTGAAACTGAACGATGAGTTGAAGAATTTCGCCAAATCAAAGTTTCCAAGTTCGGGAGATTGCATACTGATGATGGGAGACTGATTTTACCTCGACCTAGAATCGCCAAGTAGCGCAAGTGAACAAGCAGTTCTACCTCTCTAGGAAAGGGGTCGAGTCCAATTTGGCTCAAATCTAACACTCTAACAAGTTtgatgatgtgaaaaatgaATCGGAGGTCAAAACTAATACTGTCTTCATCGTGACTGAATACTAATAGACTGCGTATGGCAGGAGAAAATAACCTCAAGTTGTCAAAGTGCTCGAGCTTAGAATCAATAATGCATAAGCGGCGTGGGTAGCATGGCACAGTGAAAGCAGAGAAGTCATCATACCTACGTACCTGCTGCAAAAGCTTTTCTTCTTTGGCTTTTGTCACACAAAACTCATATAACAAATCGTGAATGCGACAAGCTTTGACCCCATCAATGGATCTTGGTTTCGAAACTATGACCAAGCTTCTGCTAATAAGTTCCATCAGGTAATCATTTCCCACATCCTCTGATCTCTTGAGATGAGTTTTTTGAACAAAACCTTCAGCGACCCATAGAGAAATCAACCTCTTGGTATTGTGTTCACGGTCTTCTGGAAAGgctccaaaataaagaaaacatgcCTTCAAAGTATCAGGTAAATGTTTGTAACTCAGCTCCAATGTAGCGGTACATTGTTCTGTACTAGAAACATTCCTTGAACTTAAACCTTCCACAGCTTCTTTCCAACCATATCGGTCCATCCTTGAGAGAATTCCGGCAAGAATGACAACCGTAAGAGGTAGTCCTTGACACATTTCCACGACTTGTTGTCGAATTTCGCATAGTTCTGGAGGAGCCAAATCTTGTCCAGGGTATAACTTCAATTTTAGCAAATCCCAGGTCTCATTAGGAGTGAGTTGACGAAGAGAATATGGTTCATGGTCGAGTTTGTCTTGCGGAGCAACACCACGGAGCCGACTTGTCAAGATAACTCTACTTCCATTTCTATCATCAGGGAATGAGGCTTCCAATCCGTTCCATGCATCAATGTCCCATACATCGTCCAAAACAATGAGATATCTATTTTTCAGCAAATGTCTTTTGACTTCAAGAGCCAGATCTTCTTCACCCATCTTAAAAACATCTTCAGGAAGCTTGGATTCAATgcaagtcaaaatttcaaataacagatttctcttgtggtaTACTTGAGAAACAGTACACCAAGCCCGCTTATGAAAATAGGACGTAACTGAAGAACTATTGTAAACTTTTCTGGCTAAAGTTGTCTTACCTTGTCCTGGCATACCCACAATGGAAACAATTTTCACTTGGCATGATCCATGTCTGAGTCCATTGATTATCGATGCTGTCTCATCCTCGAATCCCACCACCACATCATTGACTATTGGCTTACTTCCTTCTTGTGGCATGTGATTGAATCTCTTCGTTACTTCCTTAACTTTTCCACCAAGTCTTTCGCTATCACAAATCTTCAAGGCCGCAGCTTTAATGATGTTCATTTCTtctaaaatggaatgaatggaCATTGAAGAAGAATCTATGATATTTCCAGTAATTAAGGAGTCAATAAGAAACTCTATCCTGTATGCCACCCCAACAATACGATTCCAAATTCCCTGGACCTCCTCATCTTCATTTTGCAGGCCCACAATTTTCCGCAGCAAAGAACGTAAACAAACAAGTTCTTCCTGGACTTTTTGAATTGGATGATCGATCAAAGCAATCGAGCCAGCCTCAGAACTTGTCACATCCATCATCTTTTTTAGAAGGGAATCAACAAAGCCCAGTCCATTGGTCTTAGGAAAATTGAATGATGATGATTCTGGACACTTCTCTGTGATTACTGCATCGATGAGCTTAATTATTTCGGATAACTCAGAACACACGATATCCATATCCTTGGCTTGTATAGCGTCTTTGATTGCATTCAGAGAGAGTGGGGAAATAAAATCTCCTCCATAACATTTCACGACTCGAGTAGGATCTCTTACTTTCTCATCGAACTCCTTTGGCTTCTCCTTCAAAATGTTTCTCAAGGAGTCTAGCCCCTCGTAAAACATTTGTAGTTGACGCAAAATCACAGGACAAGTACCATGCTTTAGTATCTCCCAAAGATTACACAGGAGAGAATGGTAGAAGTCTCTCAATATGTGCTCATCTGTATCTCCGTATGATTGTCTTGATAATTTTGAAGCAATCAGGGCCTGCATACAAGTCTCAAGGACTTGCGGTTCAACAGGAAAACTCTTCTGCGGCAGTTCCGAAATGCTTTCCTTGATATCCTCGGGAGATCCGAAACCCTTCTTAAACTGGAACTTATAAGAGAGGCCTGCTGCATTGATAGCCACAGCTTCAGTGTGAACCAACAAGGGTCCCAATTCTGTGTTTTCAACGTCATGCAGTGTGAGAAAACGGATGAAGTTTTTCATGAACGCCAGCTTCTCTTCAAGGGCTTTAATTAGTCGAACTTGATGTGCCAGCCGACTCTTTGGACGAAAATTCACTAGATTCTCCAGAAGAGAATCCATGAATTCCATAAGGTCATCTTTTCGAACGACCGAATTACTGGACTGCCGTGACGAGGAACCCAAGAAAACGACGTACCATTCGCAAATTTCTTGTTCGAAGGATCCCAAGTCTTTTTCTAAATGATGGACCACTTTCCAAGGCTGATAAGAAGATTGGATCTCCTTTGCCCACTTGGGAATGGCTTCGCCAATCCGAACTGCCAGAGCTTCTAGGCTTGCATGATGATTATTTGCCTGGTTCTTTTTGTTGTCAAATGGTAATTGCACATCATCGTTGCTGTATTTTCTCGCACACAGAAGAAATGTTCTCAGATGTCTTAGCTTGCGTCTCAGGTACTTCTGCGGCCAATTTGGAAATTCTGGATAACCGTTCTCCAGCGCTTGCAGATCATCCAAGGTGGAAGAAATACAAGTGATACTAGTGGAGGCCATCTAATAAAAGGAAGATCAACAAGGGAACCGGAATGTATCGATCTCAATTTAAGAGATAAAACAGTTCTCAAATATGAAAGGAGACGAGAAGATCTGCAAAACCTCAAAAACAAGTGCTCTCCTCTTTTCTGTACGTTGATTGCTAGTGTCCAGAAAGTAAATGACAAATAGTCATTGGATTCTTCTTGGatgattgaaagaaaaaaagaccCCACTGCACTGCGTTATCCATTAGTCCAACTGTTGGAATGGTACAGCATTGACTACGCTCTTAGCAATCATGTCATCAGAACGACCCCACTGCACAACAAGTTAATTGGGAATTATAATTGTGATACATATAAAATagtatttatgaaaaaatgtgcTATCCAAACACAATAATTTGTAAAAACTATACGAGTACAATTCGATTTCAGGTATGGTGTTTTCCAATAAATAGAAGTTTTAATGCTTTGGACTATAAGTTTCATTTTTATAATTTCAGTTTATGACCCTTTTATGATAACTAGTAGGAAGTAGGTACCCTTATTTAAGATTAGATCATATTACCTTGGAATTAATTATTAGTATTTCTTCTGATAATTTTGGTGGTTGTTAATTGTACTGGAGTGTTATGTATTGATAATATTATTATGGGTTACTTGTAATCATATTTTGATAAATACACGATTCAGCATTCCTGCGGCTGTCTAACCAATCAAAAAGGGCTCCCTTTAATCATTAAAATCTTGAAACGTTTGGGGCTGTTTACAATTTAGTCAATTGCAAAAACGTTTTGTCATGGTTTGGCGTTTGTTAAACTTTCAATTTTCACACAGCTCATGCACTAGAAAACAGAGGAATCACATATCTCAATCAAAattaaaagggtaaaatatcaaaaatttctTGTGGTTTgctaaatatttaatttaattttttctgatttaaaAACCTATATCATAACTCCATGTgattttaattaaattaaaaattggaCAGAAACCATCCAATCCAAAGCAGAAGAAATGCAAGTAATACTTTAGTGCTGGAGGCCATCTAATCAAAGATTAATAAGAGAACCAGCAGAGATCTCAATTTAGAGATGATGAGACAACGCTCAAATGTAAAAGGAGATAAGAACTGCAAAACCTCACAATCGAGTGCTCTTCTCTTTCTCTGGTCACAGATTGCTAGTATATAGAAAAGAAAGGACAAATAGTAAATGGACATTTCTTggattatttaaaaaatatatatagaaaaCGACTCCATTGCAAGACCCTTAGTCATTAGTCCAAATGTTTGAATAATACAGCATTAATTACGCTCTTAATAATCTTTTAATACATCTAGCAGCACTAATTTCGCAACCGGGTCAATCACACCATACTGCCAAATTATTTTGATTAATCTTGCACGTTATATATAATTGCTTATGTCAATGAAGTAGgactttaatttaattttgagattaacaccaagaattcaATCAACAATCCATTTAATAAACTAGTAAAAGTTCACGTACTTTGCACGTGATTATATTAACCCAAATATAACAtgtcttatatttttttttttgtgaaatttgattGTTTACATGATAATAAAACATGTCATATTTTCGTTAACCAATTATTATTTCAAAGACCATCTAAATATGAACTCTTTGAtcaattatttttgaatttatttttagttttcttttttaatttatgATGATCTTTTTGGTAAATTATGGATTTAGCTTTGATAAATAATTCCTAATTCGGTTATTTTTCACCAAAGATGTTGTATGCTCGCAATATTTTTACCATAAAatcataatattatttttttaatattgtaCAAAAAATATTGCTAAATAGGAAATATATGCATACATGTCAAGTGTGAGCCTAGTAAATAGAATTCATAATTATTAGTAAAATAAAGACTTAAATCGTAAAATCAATTTCTAAAGGGGTATTAGAATAAATAAATTGATTAGTTAGATTTTGTCATTCTAATTATTTTCACCACGCTCACCCTTTTCTTTACCTTTTTGGAAAGCTCGTTTACGAACCAGAGTCTAGACGTGCCTTTTCTTACTAAAAAATAAACCCCAAAGTAAAGTTTCTGATGAAATCaacaaattttaagaaataaaaaaatttgtatcaatattttaaatattattttccCTTGCTAAgacaaatgaaatgcaattgtATAGTTAGAATGTATAGTTagaatgaattaattatttaagaaTAAAATATATGAATCGTGCTCATATCCAACTTCGCTTGAACATTTTACATTATATCTTTCCAGTTgaacttttcaaaaaaatttcgtgaatttgaattgaataatATGCGGTGCATTGTTGAATTTGGATTAATGACTTTTTTCTAAGTGTTATTGTGGTTGACAAGAACAAAATGATTTATACAGCTTAACTATCTTAAAATGGCTATTTAGTTTCAATTGATAGAAATAGttggattcttttatttttgcttttcttttagtATTTCTTTATACTGATAGACGGCACATAATTATGTACTTGTCTCATGATATTCATATCAAGATTCTCCAAATGAATATAGACTCTTTTCTTATTCTCTTTTGTTCTAAGAGCGTCTACTTttttatactaatatttttttacAATCTTAAAATTGTGGTTAATGAAATTGGTCAAACTATTTTCAGTAAGAAAATGTTTCGAATAAGAAACTTTGATGCACATAAAAATTGGAGATGAAATGTAAGGGTCGCTAAATAGTTTTAATAGGgagtttttcattttaattaccATTATTATTGAGATATATTCATTTGGAATGattcatattttaattattaccacaattaaaatacaataactTGGGGTAATATGGAAACAGCATAAATTAAGATTAAAAAAGTGCTTACAACTCATAATGCCAAATCTCGTCATACTTTTAATATAGTGatagtaatagtaatagtaatggataaagagaaaaaaaaaacaagataaCACGTTTGATATTGGGAGGGACAGGGGGCATGGAAcattctttttctctttattgGTATTTTTTTGAGCCTTATTGTTATTAACTTATGTATGGTCTGCATTCATAGCCAGTTAGACGTATCATTCAGACATTTGGACATTTGAAGCTTGTCTTCAGAATCTCAACATTCATCACCTTTCTTACCTGTTTTTCTTGTTGAGGCAACACTGCCTATACTAATAATTTATCTGAAAGCCTTCATTGCTTTGTGGtcttgacaggtgccgaacctatgcaataataattacctactcaagagaaatacagattttgtatatagcggtgagtaggatcgaatccacagggattggggataattcgtttcctCTAGAGTTCGAAGTATGGGGgggttttaggattaaatgCTTATGAattgctaactaaataaattaaatgtccaaaataattaattggaagaaataatcgggaaaactctagccaagggtacacttcagaaatggttcatgcactgatcatcgattcacagataattctacatttattaatagattggttatagttgtcatgcacgcgataaataaccaacccttccttaatttctcggtagttaaggtacgaccgttaactatttctctaacccaaaaataaccctcggtacgaccgtaggatttaatttctagattacattaagaattagaaaggcgcaatcctaactaacaaacacgctacgagggtttgtttaaattagatcgtatgtttccctgacataaaaccaattacgccagttgctactgggatagagataacgaacaattacggattcaattacccctatttagcaaaatagcctatatgaataattaattattgcgcactaatcaatcatacacaagagctataacaattaaaagcaggaatcatataaataccaataaatgaaagaaataattaaaagcGATTTAGATCTCATAGTAATTGCCGAACCAATTCGTCAGTtgcccccttgactagaattaaaaAGCTAGTTCTCCATTGATGGAGAACAAGCTATTCGAAACTTACAATTGTCACCAATCCGTGACATATGAGAGAGCCTCCTTTTTCTCTCCAATTGTGTTTTTCCAAAGTAAAAAGCCAAAAGCCAATAGTTAACAACGGCGGCTAGCCTCATTGGTTTCTCCCTAATTGTCTTTtagaaaccaaaacaaaatcaaaGACTTAGGAAAGTGCAAATCCTTTTTCACGTTGATTCCACCCCAAAATTGAAGGAATTGCCTCCTCTCTTTTCGGCTAGAAACAGCATAAAGAAAAGCTGATGCCTCCTGTCCCTTGTGCGGCCAGGCCCACCAAAGAGTCACTCACGCTGCTGACTCCTTCGAGTATTAATCACACGGGCTGGCCATCCTAtcattttcctaatttttagttttttgaaACCAAATAAACTTCCTCCTAATCTTCCACCAATAATCTACGTAGACTCCATTTTGAATTGGgaaactcttgaaaaatcacatctttttatctctttttgctCCACCTTCCTACAATTggcaccattaaccaaatataagtagaatctatcaattaaaataatatttggctaaaatcaaaggaaaaataattattaatttaacaacaaattatgatctatcaatttcc
Above is a genomic segment from Coffea eugenioides isolate CCC68of chromosome 5, Ceug_1.0, whole genome shotgun sequence containing:
- the LOC113771709 gene encoding putative late blight resistance protein homolog R1B-12 produces the protein MASTSITCISSTLDDLQALENGYPEFPNWPQKYLRRKLRHLRTFLLCARKYSNDDVQLPFDNKKNQANNHHASLEALAVRIGEAIPKWAKEIQSSYQPWKVVHHLEKDLGSFEQEICEWYVVFLGSSSRQSSNSVVRKDDLMEFMDSLLENLVNFRPKSRLAHQVRLIKALEEKLAFMKNFIRFLTLHDVENTELGPLLVHTEAVAINAAGLSYKFQFKKGFGSPEDIKESISELPQKSFPVEPQVLETCMQALIASKLSRQSYGDTDEHILRDFYHSLLCNLWEILKHGTCPVILRQLQMFYEGLDSLRNILKEKPKEFDEKVRDPTRVVKCYGGDFISPLSLNAIKDAIQAKDMDIVCSELSEIIKLIDAVITEKCPESSSFNFPKTNGLGFVDSLLKKMMDVTSSEAGSIALIDHPIQKVQEELVCLRSLLRKIVGLQNEDEEVQGIWNRIVGVAYRIEFLIDSLITGNIIDSSSMSIHSILEEMNIIKAAALKICDSERLGGKVKEVTKRFNHMPQEGSKPIVNDVVVGFEDETASIINGLRHGSCQVKIVSIVGMPGQGKTTLARKVYNSSSVTSYFHKRAWCTVSQVYHKRNLLFEILTCIESKLPEDVFKMGEEDLALEVKRHLLKNRYLIVLDDVWDIDAWNGLEASFPDDRNGSRVILTSRLRGVAPQDKLDHEPYSLRQLTPNETWDLLKLKLYPGQDLAPPELCEIRQQVVEMCQGLPLTVVILAGILSRMDRYGWKEAVEGLSSRNVSSTEQCTATLELSYKHLPDTLKACFLYFGAFPEDREHNTKRLISLWVAEGFVQKTHLKRSEDVGNDYLMELISRSLVIVSKPRSIDGVKACRIHDLLYEFCVTKAKEEKLLQQVRRYDDFSAFTVPCYPRRLCIIDSKLEHFDNLRDNLDNSSQLRDLDFLSCLSLDPEENISKLLRKFPNIRKLRCSVNLKPDVQYHVVMDCLSQLESLSLSCVIYGGDRYQLDFQFPLTIKKLTLSYFRMPWSKMAAIGNLPNLEVLKLLKQAFEGEIWEMEVEKFPKVCFLKLASLNIAKWTASSEYDEQDYFPGLQKLVLDRCGALQEIPSCLRNSSALEIIEVSKCPNCTSSLEEIQEEQRSNGNTDLKILIS